One window of Legionella pneumophila subsp. pneumophila str. Philadelphia 1 genomic DNA carries:
- the argE gene encoding acetylornithine deacetylase: MTTLDWLKQLISFDTTSRNSNLSLIEYLANGLNDFKINPILIHDSKEQKANLLATLPGKQGRLEGGIILSGHTDVVPVDGQIWDSDPFQATVKNNKVYGRGACDMKGFIAVVMALVPQLKEMNLDFPVHFAFSYDEEIGCLGVPSLIDKIVELNYQPRACIVGEPTLMKPVVGHKGKYSYRCQIHGVAAHSSLTNQGCNAIEHAASFISYLRGMANEFKKYGNRDFSYDVPYTTLTTNLIKGGNAYNTIPNLCEFVFEFRNLSTDSSEDLNQKIMSYVKEELAPSLHQDHPDSNVNLDTIAKAPGLDMPITDPFVRAAQTVCQSDKLMKVAYATEAGLFQQAEIPTIVCGPGSIEQAHRANEYVEVEQLRLCEEFIINMLRSHF; the protein is encoded by the coding sequence ATGACAACTTTAGATTGGTTAAAACAACTCATTTCTTTTGATACTACTTCGCGGAACTCTAATTTATCATTGATTGAATATTTGGCGAATGGGTTAAATGATTTCAAGATTAATCCTATCCTAATTCACGATAGTAAAGAGCAGAAAGCTAATCTGTTAGCTACTTTGCCAGGAAAACAAGGGCGTTTGGAAGGGGGTATTATTCTGTCTGGTCATACTGATGTTGTTCCTGTTGACGGTCAAATTTGGGATAGTGATCCTTTTCAAGCCACTGTTAAAAATAACAAAGTGTATGGTCGTGGCGCGTGTGACATGAAAGGATTTATTGCAGTCGTGATGGCTTTAGTCCCACAATTGAAAGAAATGAACCTGGATTTTCCAGTTCATTTTGCATTTTCTTATGATGAGGAAATTGGTTGTCTTGGTGTGCCTTCTCTCATCGATAAAATAGTGGAGCTTAATTATCAACCGCGTGCTTGCATTGTAGGTGAGCCAACCTTAATGAAGCCTGTTGTGGGTCATAAAGGCAAATATTCTTATCGCTGCCAAATACATGGTGTAGCTGCCCATTCTTCATTAACGAATCAAGGATGTAATGCGATCGAACATGCCGCGTCTTTTATAAGCTATCTTCGAGGGATGGCTAATGAATTTAAAAAATATGGAAATCGAGATTTTTCTTATGATGTTCCATATACAACACTTACCACTAATCTCATCAAAGGAGGTAATGCTTATAATACTATTCCAAACTTGTGTGAGTTTGTTTTTGAATTTAGAAATCTGTCTACTGACAGCTCAGAGGATTTAAATCAGAAAATTATGTCTTATGTTAAGGAAGAGCTTGCTCCTAGCCTGCATCAGGACCATCCTGACTCTAATGTTAACCTTGATACGATAGCAAAAGCTCCTGGTTTGGATATGCCGATTACAGATCCTTTTGTCAGAGCAGCTCAAACAGTTTGCCAGAGCGATAAGCTGATGAAAGTAGCTTACGCTACAGAAGCCGGGCTATTTCAACAGGCAGAAATTCCTACTATTGTGTGTGGTCCAGGTAGTATCGAACAAGCCCATAGAGCAAATGAATATGTTGAAGTAGAGCAATTACGATTATGTGAGGAATTTATAATCAATATGCTGCGCTCTCATTTTTGA
- a CDS encoding uridine kinase, translating to MSKFIFVIGGTGTGKTTVSEEIKTIAEAQNFTVTILSLDHYYLPQSMMDPDKPKNFDVPEALEQTLIQQHLQDLEAGKTIFRPTYDMESSDRVLNGEMKIIPADIIIVEGIFAGEYLSSLRNQTEKLKIYLQSNQINDNYTRKEDRDIVERKRSSAYAHVAKKNQMAGFFRYVAPHMISSNMVIDNPWLPQQNMTTTEKLPLIAGNNLIKLNEFLSSAESHFLYKTYS from the coding sequence GTGTCTAAATTTATCTTTGTCATTGGAGGAACTGGAACTGGAAAAACGACTGTTTCAGAAGAAATTAAGACAATAGCAGAAGCACAAAATTTCACGGTTACGATATTAAGTCTGGATCATTACTACTTGCCCCAAAGTATGATGGATCCGGACAAACCAAAGAATTTTGATGTCCCTGAAGCTTTGGAACAAACATTAATTCAACAGCATTTGCAGGATTTAGAAGCTGGTAAAACCATATTCAGACCGACCTATGATATGGAAAGCAGTGACAGAGTATTGAATGGGGAAATGAAAATTATTCCTGCTGATATCATTATTGTCGAAGGAATTTTTGCTGGTGAGTATTTATCCTCTTTAAGGAATCAAACAGAAAAACTCAAAATTTATTTACAATCCAATCAAATAAATGACAATTACACAAGGAAGGAAGACAGAGATATAGTTGAAAGAAAAAGATCATCGGCTTATGCCCATGTTGCGAAAAAGAACCAAATGGCAGGATTTTTTAGATATGTCGCTCCCCATATGATTTCTTCAAATATGGTCATTGATAATCCTTGGCTTCCTCAACAAAACATGACTACTACCGAAAAACTTCCTTTGATTGCAGGCAATAACTTAATAAAATTAAATGAATTTTTATCTTCAGCTGAGAGTCATTTTTTATATAAAACATATAGTTAA
- the ravR gene encoding Dot/Icm T4SS effector RavR, protein MLSQGVRSMGKEKRELEASYIPLPKKGRFWIHSESCYTEEELNFREWILKIRSNSGVHPDYLNNPSSWFANDDQALVNLYEHAWFYSNAYKPRHVLSLDDFHVQPIDNQRLQWPQLYDLMQKVGDYLLLRNKELPPEHLNQPMNFVLLDVNNILKGLSQNNNIQQVKEQLESVTRYLRTIEKNISPLIGSDRLFLANFRKTVDTKIHPHLDHMLETQLLRDKLGELSKDIRKLSSERNRILHYALNANSVNPHSYEFELDKISDSASYPTQAAKHCAQKSNELVVDPLPILHLTKEQLSDCPHFKLITMKDEILDHYAKAVSDLNELERFQKVIQEIMDLLGQAGEVYTVHQFKHQMQSLLTQIDSFIDASSEHIDEIIDANTQAYHKAIQEEQNLPFWKNWLTNEKEKLKIFIKNQDTLSQFPSSSSDLKKTNKALKTRVNEVVSHLNQPKLKETSFEAIAGQTQALNKLMLSMHDWMKIQHELKGLPLPQPPEPLKIMPTPIPTVDVFSSPPPPLHAYKPLFTALPGNTTAPCMPDNNQCKTTPSSPTQNSLGYLGLIALIPISVIALYLVIHWMNKKDAQIRVSGTEEEFNKIKEKFEDLLAELKGFEHSEEIDLSDDYYFIVQDYEELIKKTKSNHYDVEALQDTYQELEDLYEEYCNPKKELLNF, encoded by the coding sequence TTGCTTTCTCAAGGAGTGAGAAGTATGGGAAAGGAAAAGAGAGAGCTGGAAGCCTCATATATACCGTTACCTAAGAAAGGGCGCTTTTGGATCCATTCTGAAAGTTGCTACACGGAGGAAGAATTAAACTTCAGAGAATGGATTTTAAAAATTCGATCGAATTCAGGGGTTCATCCGGATTATCTTAATAATCCCAGTTCCTGGTTTGCCAACGACGATCAAGCTTTGGTTAATCTTTATGAACATGCCTGGTTTTATTCAAATGCCTACAAGCCGAGACATGTGTTAAGCCTTGATGATTTTCATGTCCAACCCATTGATAATCAGCGCCTCCAATGGCCACAACTTTATGACTTAATGCAAAAAGTTGGTGACTATCTTTTATTAAGAAATAAGGAGTTACCCCCCGAACACTTAAACCAACCCATGAATTTTGTCCTTCTTGATGTAAACAATATCTTAAAAGGGCTAAGTCAGAACAACAACATACAACAAGTAAAAGAGCAACTTGAGTCAGTCACTCGCTACCTGCGTACTATTGAAAAAAATATTTCACCACTGATTGGTTCGGACCGATTATTTTTAGCCAACTTTCGCAAAACAGTGGATACTAAAATTCACCCGCATCTGGACCATATGCTGGAAACTCAACTACTTAGAGATAAGTTGGGAGAGTTATCAAAAGACATCAGAAAATTATCCAGTGAACGAAATAGAATCTTGCATTATGCTCTTAATGCCAATTCGGTAAATCCCCACTCTTATGAATTTGAACTGGATAAAATCAGTGACTCCGCTTCTTATCCAACTCAAGCAGCCAAACACTGCGCTCAGAAATCAAATGAATTGGTCGTAGATCCTCTGCCTATACTGCATTTAACTAAAGAGCAATTAAGTGATTGTCCTCACTTCAAATTAATCACGATGAAAGATGAGATCCTTGATCACTATGCCAAAGCAGTCTCTGATCTTAACGAGTTGGAACGATTTCAGAAGGTCATCCAGGAAATCATGGATCTTCTGGGGCAGGCTGGCGAAGTCTATACTGTTCATCAATTCAAACATCAAATGCAATCTCTGCTGACACAAATTGATAGTTTTATTGACGCTTCGTCAGAACACATTGATGAAATAATTGATGCGAACACTCAAGCCTATCATAAGGCAATACAAGAGGAACAAAATTTACCCTTCTGGAAAAATTGGTTGACTAATGAAAAAGAGAAACTAAAGATTTTTATTAAAAATCAGGACACACTCTCTCAATTTCCATCCAGTTCTTCTGATCTCAAAAAAACAAACAAGGCTTTAAAAACCCGGGTCAATGAAGTCGTTAGCCATTTAAATCAGCCTAAGTTAAAAGAAACGTCCTTTGAAGCAATAGCTGGACAAACTCAAGCACTTAATAAATTGATGTTATCAATGCACGACTGGATGAAAATCCAACATGAATTGAAAGGGCTTCCACTTCCCCAACCACCTGAACCCCTCAAGATAATGCCAACTCCTATACCAACAGTTGATGTATTCTCTTCTCCCCCGCCTCCACTTCATGCATATAAGCCTCTATTTACTGCCCTGCCTGGCAATACAACAGCTCCTTGTATGCCTGACAATAATCAATGCAAAACAACCCCCAGCTCACCCACACAAAATTCTTTAGGTTATTTAGGATTAATTGCCCTGATACCTATTAGTGTCATAGCCTTATATTTGGTTATTCATTGGATGAATAAAAAAGATGCTCAAATACGAGTATCTGGCACAGAAGAAGAGTTCAATAAGATAAAAGAAAAATTTGAAGATCTATTAGCCGAACTTAAAGGTTTCGAGCATTCGGAAGAGATTGATCTCTCAGATGACTATTATTTCATTGTCCAAGACTATGAGGAATTGATAAAAAAGACAAAATCAAACCATTATGATGTAGAAGCATTACAAGATACTTATCAAGAATTGGAAGATCTCTATGAAGAGTATTGTAATCCTAAAAAGGAATTACTGAACTTTTAA
- a CDS encoding YajQ family cyclic di-GMP-binding protein, giving the protein MPSFDIVSKMNEVDLRNAVDNAVREVSTRFDFRGVEATIELKDLTVTLRSESDFQVRQLEDLFRNHCSKRNLSTSGVEIEDEPVHSGKFYTLTMTFKQGIDQPTAKEIVKYIKDTKAKVQTSIQGDKVRVTGKKRDDLQETIALLKKSNIELPLQYENFRD; this is encoded by the coding sequence ATGCCTTCTTTTGATATTGTTTCTAAAATGAATGAAGTGGATTTGCGCAATGCAGTAGATAATGCAGTGCGAGAAGTAAGCACTCGATTTGATTTTCGAGGAGTTGAGGCTACTATCGAGCTTAAAGATCTGACTGTTACTTTGCGTTCTGAATCTGATTTTCAAGTGAGGCAACTTGAGGATTTATTCCGAAATCATTGCTCAAAACGTAACCTCAGCACATCAGGAGTAGAGATAGAAGATGAACCTGTACATAGTGGAAAATTCTATACTCTTACCATGACTTTTAAACAAGGCATTGACCAACCTACTGCTAAAGAGATAGTGAAGTACATAAAAGACACTAAGGCTAAGGTCCAAACTTCTATTCAGGGTGATAAAGTGAGGGTGACCGGAAAAAAGCGAGATGATCTTCAAGAAACCATTGCTTTATTAAAAAAATCAAATATTGAATTACCTTTGCAGTATGAAAATTTTCGTGATTAA